The following are encoded in a window of Puntigrus tetrazona isolate hp1 unplaced genomic scaffold, ASM1883169v1 S000000001, whole genome shotgun sequence genomic DNA:
- the LOC122331679 gene encoding legumain-like, translating to MLVLTDLTSNHEVTFKILMLQIRTETDAGRRQVLIRKYEALDKARDKIEGTIETINRHFFPEVVVEDGLVGYYRSSRDLFAFKTVAEHFRTTRFNWHEEEFLITLSYMHVFARLCASGIGAKRIIDVITAASG from the exons ATGTTGGTGTTAACGGATTTAACATCTAACCACGAAGTCACATTCAAAATTTTGATGCTCCAAATAAGAACAGAAACTGATGCAGGCAGGAGACAAGTTCTGATCAGAAAATATGAAGCTCTTGACAAG GCTAGAGATAAAATTGAAGGAACGATTGAAACCATCAATCGGCATTTCTTTCCAGAAGTTGTTGTTGAGGATGGATTGGTTGGGTATTATAGATCTTCAAGagatttatttgcttttaaaactgTCGCTGAGCATTTCAGGACAACCCGTTTTAACTGGCATGAGGAAGAG TTTCTGATCACCTTGTcctacatgcatgtatttgctCGACTCTGTGCAAGTGGGATTGGAGCTAAGAG aaTCATAGATGTCATAACAGCAGCCTCCGGGTGA